A portion of the Acidisarcina polymorpha genome contains these proteins:
- a CDS encoding Zn-dependent hydrolase, whose translation MMPVDPKRVVAHLKELQQLTGDASGAQRVAWTATWLKAREWFRGKLDGLPVTQHRDAAGNVWLTLRGASEKKLVLGSHLDSVPNGGWLDGCLGLLTGLEVLRSIAEEYGGHPPVTVSLVDWADEEGARFGRSLFGSSAFAGTHTIEADRARQDRDGIRLDEALKECGIVLDRIGEVAEGRKDIAAYLELHIEQGPVLEAMDLPLAVVLGTKGVERHAITFYGQEAHSGSTPMKARRDALAGAAKLALEIRSIAAKHPDAVCTMGSVKTFPGIVTAVVGRCEATLDQRDLDSRVLAEMFREAYEASQRFAQEEGCTVEWSKIWSIEPVPFHPELVELCDQAILETVGVSHRMPSGPLHDAAEVSRAGIPTVMMFVQSLAGISHNKIEDTRLEHLELAVLAFERLASKTLQWIAGT comes from the coding sequence ATGATGCCGGTAGATCCGAAGAGAGTGGTCGCTCACCTTAAAGAGCTTCAGCAGCTCACTGGGGATGCGAGCGGCGCTCAACGAGTGGCGTGGACCGCGACGTGGCTGAAGGCGCGGGAGTGGTTCCGGGGCAAGCTCGATGGCTTGCCGGTCACGCAGCATCGGGATGCCGCCGGGAATGTCTGGCTGACGCTGCGGGGCGCATCAGAAAAGAAGCTGGTGCTCGGCAGCCACCTGGATTCGGTGCCAAATGGCGGCTGGCTGGACGGTTGTCTTGGACTTCTCACTGGACTCGAAGTGCTACGGAGCATCGCTGAGGAATACGGGGGCCATCCCCCAGTTACTGTGAGTCTAGTCGACTGGGCCGATGAGGAGGGCGCGCGATTCGGCCGCAGCCTGTTCGGGTCTTCTGCCTTTGCCGGGACCCACACAATCGAGGCGGATCGGGCGCGTCAGGACCGTGATGGCATTCGTCTCGATGAGGCACTTAAGGAGTGCGGGATTGTCCTTGACCGGATCGGCGAAGTCGCTGAAGGCCGGAAGGATATTGCCGCCTACCTGGAACTTCATATCGAGCAAGGGCCGGTGCTGGAGGCGATGGATCTGCCGCTTGCCGTGGTGCTCGGAACCAAAGGGGTGGAACGGCATGCGATTACCTTTTACGGACAGGAAGCTCATTCGGGCTCGACTCCGATGAAGGCGCGCCGCGATGCCTTGGCCGGCGCAGCCAAGCTCGCCTTGGAGATCCGCTCGATCGCGGCAAAGCATCCGGATGCGGTCTGTACGATGGGGAGCGTCAAGACCTTCCCTGGGATCGTGACTGCCGTAGTGGGGCGATGCGAGGCGACGCTCGATCAGCGAGATCTCGATTCTAGGGTGTTGGCAGAGATGTTTCGCGAAGCCTATGAAGCCAGCCAGCGCTTTGCCCAGGAAGAGGGCTGCACCGTCGAGTGGTCGAAGATCTGGAGTATCGAGCCAGTTCCGTTTCACCCGGAGCTTGTCGAGCTATGCGACCAAGCGATTCTCGAGACAGTCGGAGTCTCTCACCGCATGCCGTCCGGACCTTTACACGATGCCGCCGAGGTTTCGCGGGCGGGAATTCCGACGGTCATGATGTTTGTGCAATCGCTCGCCGGTATCAGTCATAACAAGATAGAAGATACCCGGCTAGAGCATCTGGAATTGGCGGTCTTGGCCTTTGAACGTCTCGCCTCTAAGACGCTTCAATGGATAGCCGGCACTTAA
- a CDS encoding tetratricopeptide repeat protein, giving the protein MAFASSQTEVPGQQLDRQFQSAVAQYDAGKFAQAAALLEALLPKTPKSYEVHELLGLVYAAESQNDKAVGQLEAAVHLKPNSAEARTNLAAALSHAGKPELAGDQLFKAHGASSRDYEANHNLGEFYVQTGKVAQAQPLLEEAQRLQPTSYDNGYDLAQTDLLIGKLPEARLVVQRLILEKNTGELHNLLGQIEEKDGKFVEAAKEFETAARLDPSEDNLFAWGSELLLHRTYGPAIEVFQQATERYPSSPRLRIGLGMALYWRGKYEEAVRSLLAAADLDPSDARCYLFLAKAYDSSPNQAADVIERFRRYAELQPSNGLAQYYYAMSLWKGKGAEEANPEHAQIESLLQKAVALDPKLAEAHLQLGILYTQGHESEKALPEYTQALQVDPKLADAHYRLAQYYVHVGQKSQASTEFDVYQRLRAEHLAEVDKEATEVQQFVYSAKAAPPAK; this is encoded by the coding sequence ATGGCGTTCGCTTCCAGCCAGACAGAAGTGCCGGGGCAACAGCTCGATCGGCAATTTCAATCAGCGGTGGCTCAATATGATGCGGGCAAGTTTGCCCAGGCCGCTGCTCTCTTAGAGGCTCTTCTACCGAAGACACCAAAGAGCTACGAGGTTCATGAGCTCTTAGGCCTGGTCTACGCTGCCGAGTCGCAGAATGACAAGGCGGTGGGACAACTGGAAGCGGCGGTCCACTTGAAGCCAAATTCAGCCGAAGCGAGGACCAATCTTGCAGCGGCTCTCTCGCACGCAGGAAAACCGGAATTAGCAGGGGACCAGTTGTTCAAGGCACACGGGGCTAGCTCCCGGGATTACGAGGCGAACCATAACCTCGGCGAGTTCTACGTCCAAACCGGGAAGGTCGCTCAGGCACAGCCCCTTCTTGAAGAGGCGCAGCGTCTTCAACCCACCTCGTACGACAATGGCTACGACCTCGCCCAGACAGATCTTCTTATCGGAAAACTTCCGGAAGCGAGGCTGGTTGTACAAAGACTGATTCTCGAGAAAAATACCGGTGAGCTACATAATTTGCTGGGACAGATCGAGGAGAAGGATGGCAAGTTCGTGGAGGCGGCAAAGGAATTTGAGACTGCCGCGCGTCTGGATCCGAGCGAGGACAACCTGTTTGCCTGGGGGAGCGAATTGCTTCTTCATCGGACTTACGGACCGGCGATCGAGGTTTTCCAGCAAGCTACGGAACGGTATCCGAGCTCTCCCCGGCTGCGAATCGGTTTGGGCATGGCCCTCTATTGGCGCGGAAAATACGAGGAGGCGGTGAGGTCTCTTTTGGCGGCCGCGGATCTCGATCCTTCAGATGCCCGTTGCTATCTTTTTCTTGCAAAGGCGTACGACAGTTCGCCAAATCAGGCAGCAGACGTCATCGAACGATTCCGCCGCTACGCGGAACTCCAGCCGAGTAACGGGCTCGCGCAATACTACTATGCTATGAGCTTGTGGAAGGGAAAAGGTGCGGAAGAAGCTAACCCCGAGCATGCGCAGATCGAGTCATTACTCCAAAAAGCAGTCGCCCTTGATCCTAAGCTTGCCGAGGCGCACTTGCAGCTGGGCATTCTTTATACCCAGGGGCATGAGTCTGAGAAAGCATTGCCTGAGTACACGCAGGCCTTGCAGGTCGATCCCAAACTTGCGGATGCTCACTATCGTTTGGCTCAGTATTATGTTCACGTCGGACAGAAGAGCCAGGCCTCGACCGAATTTGACGTCTATCAGCGATTGCGGGCGGAACATCTTGCTGAGGTGGACAAGGAAGCGACGGAAGTTCAGCAGTTTGTTTACTCGGCAAAGGCCGCTCCGCCAGCCAAGTAG
- a CDS encoding ABC transporter permease produces the protein MQTLLQNLRFSLRMLAKNPGLTFTVMVTLALGIGANTAIFTVDYATLLAPLPYPEPEQLVIVWSKIQTSHNGVSAGDFTDWKRQSTVFQDLNAWNGGRFNIATKEQPELVQGRQATPGFFQMMGQSFSQGRGFLPEEGQDGKNHVVVLSHKLWLKLGGNPHIVGSTMPMDGAPYTVVGVLAPGPDDRADSQLTVPLVFKPEQLNHDFHWLLVMGRLKPGVTLRQAQADMDAVTAHIAEQYPKSDKGWGAFVEPLKNDFLPKERKLTLWLLLGAVGFVLLIACVNVANLLLARSMTRQKELAVRSALGATPRTIFIQLLTESVMLALMGGVLGIGVGYAMLAGLTAVMPEGTLPSEADLRLNLPVLLFTLLATSFAGLLFGCVPSWYSSRVDPAETLKEGGRSGTGVGRHRLRRILVVAEFTLALALLAGAGLAIHSFWNLLRVDLGIHTDHVLTFSLPVPDSRPKEPDKIISYYRQMLASIRAVPGVSGATAMTGLPLQGTYFGMPFTIAGKPAYTDPSQRPGAGFQMVTPEYFKTFGIRLTGGREFNEQDTASSVKVAMVNEDFVNKFLKGTDPLQQRVVVEQLIPGVTKLGPAVEWQIVGVYRTVRNRGFREETPEITIPFWQIPWPQASVGVRTAEEPGTMTRSIAAAVHAIDPQIALDEPKTLDAVRDDVLANDRFTVILFVSFAIVALLLAALGIYGVMSFSVAQRSHEIALRMALGATRNRVVALVVQEGVILVLVGLGFGLVGAYFVGRAMRSTLFGVGAMDFSAFGAVGLILVIAALLACWLPARRAASVEPMRVLRTE, from the coding sequence ATGCAAACTCTGTTACAGAATCTCCGCTTCAGCCTTCGAATGCTGGCCAAGAATCCTGGCCTTACCTTCACCGTGATGGTGACCTTGGCGCTCGGCATCGGCGCCAATACCGCGATCTTCACAGTGGATTACGCAACGTTGCTCGCCCCTCTCCCCTATCCTGAACCCGAACAACTGGTCATCGTCTGGTCGAAGATCCAGACTTCTCATAATGGTGTGTCGGCAGGCGATTTCACCGATTGGAAGCGGCAGAGTACAGTCTTCCAGGATCTCAACGCCTGGAACGGCGGACGATTCAACATTGCCACCAAGGAGCAGCCGGAGCTCGTTCAGGGACGACAGGCGACCCCAGGTTTTTTCCAGATGATGGGGCAAAGCTTTTCCCAGGGACGCGGCTTTCTGCCTGAGGAAGGGCAGGACGGAAAGAACCACGTCGTCGTCTTGAGCCACAAATTATGGCTCAAGCTTGGTGGCAATCCGCACATTGTCGGTTCGACCATGCCGATGGATGGGGCGCCCTACACCGTCGTGGGGGTGCTGGCGCCGGGTCCGGATGACCGCGCCGACTCTCAATTGACGGTGCCGCTGGTCTTCAAGCCGGAACAGTTGAATCACGACTTCCATTGGCTGCTGGTGATGGGCAGGCTGAAGCCAGGCGTGACTCTTCGGCAAGCGCAAGCGGACATGGATGCGGTTACTGCGCACATCGCGGAGCAGTATCCCAAGAGTGACAAGGGTTGGGGAGCGTTTGTTGAGCCGTTGAAAAACGATTTCCTCCCGAAGGAGAGAAAGCTGACCCTATGGCTGCTTTTGGGGGCAGTCGGGTTTGTACTGTTGATTGCCTGCGTGAATGTAGCCAACCTGCTGCTGGCGCGGAGCATGACTCGCCAAAAAGAGTTGGCCGTGCGGAGTGCGCTGGGCGCCACGCCAAGAACGATCTTTATTCAACTGCTTACCGAGAGCGTGATGCTCGCCCTGATGGGAGGTGTTCTCGGAATCGGGGTGGGCTATGCGATGCTGGCGGGGTTGACGGCGGTGATGCCGGAAGGCACGCTTCCTAGCGAAGCCGATCTGCGCCTGAACCTGCCTGTTCTCCTGTTCACTCTATTGGCAACAAGCTTTGCGGGCCTGCTGTTCGGGTGTGTGCCATCGTGGTATTCGTCGAGAGTCGATCCAGCAGAGACGTTGAAGGAGGGCGGTCGTTCGGGGACCGGGGTGGGGCGGCACCGGCTGCGGCGAATACTGGTGGTGGCCGAATTCACCCTCGCGCTTGCGCTGCTTGCGGGAGCCGGTCTCGCCATCCATAGTTTCTGGAACCTGCTTCGTGTGGACCTTGGAATTCACACCGACCACGTTCTTACCTTCTCGCTTCCGGTCCCGGATTCGCGGCCGAAGGAGCCGGACAAGATCATCTCGTACTACCGGCAGATGCTGGCGAGCATCCGCGCCGTGCCCGGAGTTTCGGGAGCCACCGCGATGACCGGACTGCCCCTGCAAGGGACATATTTCGGAATGCCCTTCACGATTGCCGGAAAACCTGCCTATACCGATCCCTCTCAGCGCCCGGGTGCAGGCTTCCAGATGGTGACGCCGGAATACTTCAAGACCTTCGGGATTCGCCTCACCGGCGGCCGGGAGTTCAACGAACAGGACACTGCCTCGAGCGTGAAAGTGGCCATGGTCAATGAGGACTTCGTCAACAAGTTCCTCAAAGGGACTGATCCGCTGCAGCAACGGGTCGTCGTCGAACAGCTGATACCGGGAGTGACGAAGCTGGGACCAGCAGTCGAATGGCAGATTGTGGGCGTCTATCGCACTGTTCGCAATCGCGGCTTCCGCGAAGAGACTCCGGAGATTACGATACCCTTCTGGCAGATTCCCTGGCCGCAAGCCTCCGTCGGCGTGCGAACTGCGGAAGAGCCCGGAACGATGACCCGGAGTATCGCCGCCGCCGTACATGCGATTGACCCGCAGATCGCGCTCGATGAACCGAAGACGCTCGATGCAGTGCGTGACGACGTGTTAGCCAACGACCGTTTTACGGTGATCCTATTCGTGAGCTTCGCCATTGTGGCGCTTCTGCTTGCTGCGCTTGGAATTTACGGAGTCATGTCGTTTTCGGTGGCGCAACGGTCTCATGAAATCGCCTTGCGGATGGCCCTCGGCGCCACCCGAAACCGCGTGGTCGCCCTGGTGGTGCAAGAAGGAGTGATCCTGGTGCTGGTAGGGCTGGGCTTTGGTCTGGTCGGCGCCTACTTCGTGGGCCGGGCTATGCGCAGCACCCTCTTCGGCGTTGGAGCCATGGACTTCTCCGCCTTTGGAGCGGTGGGATTGATTCTGGTGATCGCGGCGCTTCTGGCATGCTGGCTCCCCGCCCGGCGAGCCGCTTCGGTCGAGCCGATGCGCGTCCTCCGGACGGAGTAA
- a CDS encoding beta-L-arabinofuranosidase domain-containing protein: MKKPEAKANSRRRFLKQAGSAAIASLPLSSRHALADTFAARVLARPSQVFKNRSPMAPNAFYLLPLGSVRPKGWLLNQLRIQAHGLSGHLDETWADVGNNSGWLGGTGDSWERGPYYLDGLLPLAYLLDDDRLKAKAQRYVEWTLTHQAADGMIGPSSNNDWWPRMVMLKALVQYSEVTGDPRVLPLLSRYFAYQLKTLPDRPLRDWGKFRWQDNALVAIWLYNRTGDPSLVDLVRLLHRQGFDWQAQYADFKYTQPVTAEMIKLNEGQGLADLALSTHGVNNGQALKAAPVWAMVSGAEIDRRGFHQMLAALDTYHGLPNGMFSCDEHLAGRNPSQGSELCTVVETMFSLEQSLAILGDASIGDRLEQIAFNALPGTFTDDMWAHQYNQEPNQVEVSLHRKPWTTDGPESNLYGLEPNFGCCTANYHQGWPKFTAALWMASHDDGLVAAVYSPCEVNTTVRGVAVRVSVDTDYPFRGAVRIAINPAAASTFPLRLRVPGWAEDATIKVNGRLLPSAEKGTFVQVERQWKSGDVVELQLPLQPTLVRGYNESISVNRGPLVFSYPIGEDWVKLRDRGMTADWQVFPSSPWNYALAASERTVRDIRVKETSLDASPFAREGTPVTLEVEARKLPSWRAVDGVADPIPQSPVSSDEPSERLTLVPYAAAKLRITAFPELKG, from the coding sequence ATGAAAAAACCTGAAGCAAAGGCAAACAGCCGCAGGCGATTTCTGAAGCAGGCAGGAAGCGCGGCAATCGCTTCTTTGCCTCTAAGCAGCCGGCACGCACTTGCGGATACGTTCGCGGCCCGGGTACTCGCACGTCCTTCGCAAGTTTTTAAGAACCGCTCGCCGATGGCCCCCAATGCATTTTATCTACTGCCTCTCGGTTCAGTTCGGCCGAAGGGATGGCTGCTGAATCAACTGCGCATTCAAGCGCATGGCCTGTCTGGCCATCTGGACGAAACCTGGGCGGATGTAGGAAACAACAGTGGCTGGCTGGGCGGTACCGGCGACTCCTGGGAACGAGGCCCGTATTACCTCGACGGATTGCTTCCGTTGGCTTACCTGCTTGACGATGATCGCCTCAAAGCCAAGGCGCAAAGATATGTCGAATGGACTTTGACGCATCAGGCAGCTGACGGCATGATCGGTCCGTCCAGCAACAACGATTGGTGGCCGCGTATGGTCATGCTCAAAGCACTGGTCCAATATTCAGAGGTGACGGGCGATCCTCGAGTACTGCCATTGCTTTCGCGCTATTTCGCTTATCAATTGAAGACTCTTCCCGACAGACCGCTGCGGGACTGGGGGAAGTTCCGTTGGCAGGATAATGCGCTGGTCGCGATCTGGCTGTACAACCGCACCGGTGATCCAAGCCTGGTCGATCTTGTCCGGCTCTTGCACCGGCAAGGGTTCGATTGGCAGGCGCAATACGCCGACTTCAAATACACTCAGCCGGTCACGGCAGAGATGATCAAGCTGAATGAAGGTCAGGGCTTGGCTGATCTGGCATTGTCGACCCACGGAGTCAACAACGGGCAGGCGCTTAAAGCCGCGCCGGTTTGGGCGATGGTCTCAGGCGCCGAGATCGACCGGCGCGGCTTCCATCAAATGCTTGCGGCGCTCGACACCTATCATGGACTGCCAAATGGCATGTTCTCCTGCGACGAGCATCTTGCTGGCCGCAATCCTTCTCAGGGAAGTGAGCTATGCACGGTTGTCGAGACTATGTTTTCGCTGGAGCAGTCACTCGCGATTCTGGGGGATGCAAGCATCGGCGATCGTCTGGAGCAGATCGCTTTCAACGCATTACCCGGCACGTTCACCGATGATATGTGGGCCCATCAATATAACCAGGAGCCGAATCAGGTTGAGGTAAGCCTGCATCGCAAGCCGTGGACTACCGACGGGCCAGAATCCAACCTCTACGGCCTGGAACCGAACTTCGGATGCTGTACGGCAAACTATCACCAGGGATGGCCTAAGTTCACGGCAGCCCTGTGGATGGCATCGCACGATGATGGACTGGTGGCTGCGGTGTATTCACCCTGTGAAGTCAACACAACCGTGAGAGGGGTCGCGGTACGTGTCTCTGTAGATACCGATTATCCTTTCCGCGGAGCCGTTCGGATAGCGATCAATCCCGCTGCTGCGTCTACCTTTCCACTCCGCTTGAGAGTTCCCGGGTGGGCTGAGGACGCCACCATCAAAGTGAATGGGCGCCTTCTTCCTTCGGCTGAGAAGGGCACTTTCGTTCAAGTGGAGCGGCAGTGGAAGAGCGGGGATGTCGTTGAATTACAGCTTCCATTGCAACCGACCTTAGTTCGCGGGTACAACGAATCGATCTCGGTCAATCGCGGTCCGTTGGTTTTTTCGTATCCGATCGGCGAAGACTGGGTGAAGCTGCGCGACCGTGGCATGACGGCCGATTGGCAGGTTTTCCCCAGTTCCCCATGGAACTACGCGCTTGCTGCGAGTGAACGAACTGTGCGCGATATACGAGTCAAGGAAACTTCGCTCGATGCATCTCCATTTGCGCGCGAAGGAACGCCGGTCACTCTTGAGGTCGAGGCACGAAAGCTGCCTTCCTGGCGGGCGGTCGATGGCGTTGCCGACCCCATTCCGCAGAGCCCCGTGAGCAGCGACGAACCCAGTGAACGTCTGACGCTTGTGCCTTATGCGGCGGCGAAGTTGAGGATCACTGCATTCCCGGAGTTGAAGGGGTAA
- a CDS encoding CoA-acylating methylmalonate-semialdehyde dehydrogenase codes for MATIAAPEVQAETPHILESVPNWIGGRAVHGEAKAFGDVFNPATGQVQRRVPLDGASELDAAVAAAVAAFPEWSSQPPLRRARVLFRFRDLLERHTDELAAVITSEHGKVLDDARGEVMRGLEVVEFATGIPHLLKGEFTEQVGTGIDSWSYRQSLGVVAGITPFNFPAMVPLWMVPIALACGNCFILKPSERDPSASLVLGRLLKEAGLPDGVFNVVHGDKRVVDAILDHPQIRAVSFVGSTPVAEYVYRRGTHAGKRVQALGGAKNHMIVMPDADMDQAADALASAAYGSAGERCMAISVAIAVGDGTGDALLARLKDRIARLKIAEGTTAGAEMGPLITGTHRDKVRGYVELGVQEGAMLISDGHAQESLPPGEGFFVAPCVFDQVSPDMRIYREEIFGPVLSLLRVSGFQEALELVNDHEFGNGTAIFTRDGDTARAFANQVQVGMVGINVPIPVPMAFHSFGGWKRSLFGDHNVHGMEGVRFYTRVKTVTGRWPTGIRAGVNTSMPTHG; via the coding sequence ATGGCTACGATTGCAGCTCCGGAGGTACAGGCGGAAACTCCGCACATCCTGGAAAGCGTACCAAATTGGATCGGTGGGCGTGCCGTTCATGGCGAGGCGAAAGCCTTCGGCGACGTCTTCAACCCAGCGACCGGTCAGGTTCAGCGCCGTGTTCCGCTGGACGGCGCTTCGGAGTTAGACGCTGCTGTTGCAGCAGCGGTGGCGGCCTTTCCTGAATGGTCGAGCCAGCCTCCGCTGCGCCGGGCACGTGTGCTCTTCCGGTTCCGCGACCTGCTGGAGCGGCATACTGATGAGCTTGCCGCGGTCATCACCTCCGAGCACGGCAAGGTGTTAGACGATGCGCGGGGCGAGGTCATGCGCGGACTGGAAGTGGTCGAGTTTGCCACCGGCATTCCTCATCTGTTGAAGGGCGAATTCACCGAACAGGTCGGAACCGGGATCGATAGCTGGTCGTACCGTCAATCGCTAGGCGTCGTCGCTGGAATTACGCCGTTCAACTTCCCCGCGATGGTCCCGCTTTGGATGGTACCGATCGCACTGGCTTGCGGAAATTGTTTCATTCTGAAGCCAAGCGAGCGCGATCCTTCGGCTTCGCTCGTTCTCGGCAGGCTGCTGAAAGAAGCAGGGCTGCCCGACGGGGTCTTTAACGTCGTTCACGGGGACAAACGAGTGGTCGATGCCATTCTGGATCATCCTCAAATTCGCGCAGTGAGCTTTGTTGGTTCGACCCCGGTGGCAGAATACGTCTACCGCCGCGGTACTCATGCCGGCAAACGCGTGCAAGCTCTCGGTGGCGCGAAGAACCACATGATCGTGATGCCGGACGCTGATATGGACCAGGCAGCCGATGCGTTGGCGAGCGCCGCGTATGGCTCAGCGGGTGAGCGCTGCATGGCGATCTCGGTCGCTATTGCCGTGGGAGATGGGACCGGCGATGCGTTGCTCGCACGCTTGAAAGATCGCATCGCGCGCCTGAAGATCGCGGAAGGAACGACTGCGGGCGCCGAGATGGGGCCGCTGATTACCGGAACGCATCGGGACAAGGTCAGAGGTTATGTCGAATTGGGCGTTCAGGAGGGAGCAATGCTTATCTCCGACGGCCATGCTCAAGAATCGCTCCCGCCCGGGGAAGGCTTCTTCGTGGCACCCTGCGTTTTCGATCAGGTCTCTCCCGATATGCGAATTTACCGTGAGGAGATCTTTGGTCCCGTGCTGTCGTTGCTGCGTGTCTCAGGATTTCAAGAGGCCCTGGAGTTGGTGAACGATCATGAGTTCGGCAACGGGACTGCGATTTTCACCCGCGATGGAGACACGGCCCGCGCCTTTGCCAACCAAGTGCAAGTGGGCATGGTCGGCATCAATGTCCCCATACCCGTGCCGATGGCATTTCACAGTTTCGGCGGGTGGAAGCGTTCGCTCTTTGGCGATCATAATGTGCATGGTATGGAAGGCGTTCGATTTTACACGCGGGTGAAGACGGTCACGGGCCGGTGGCCGACCGGCATCCGCGCCGGGGTGAATACCTCGATGCCGACGCACGGATGA